One Halobacterium sp. DL1 DNA window includes the following coding sequences:
- a CDS encoding cob(I)alamin adenosyltransferase → MSDDADPAIGPQPIEPTAPEEFGLVQVWWGDGKGKTTAAMGMGLRAAGHGYRVHMLQFMKGGTSSVEDVRGEYNAIAALPGFTYENSGHYGWHGFLDESNDEDHEARAKGGLARARELLDASHDVDGPLPLDGSADDGVHLLILDEILYAANRGLVAPEDVVDLVENKPANLELVLTGGHEEPAYLLDSADLVTEVRKQKHPIEAGQGARRGTEF, encoded by the coding sequence ATGAGCGACGACGCCGACCCCGCAATCGGTCCACAACCCATCGAACCGACCGCGCCCGAGGAGTTCGGCCTCGTGCAGGTCTGGTGGGGCGACGGGAAGGGGAAGACGACGGCCGCGATGGGGATGGGACTGCGGGCGGCCGGCCACGGCTACCGAGTCCACATGCTCCAGTTCATGAAGGGCGGCACGTCCAGCGTCGAGGACGTCCGCGGGGAGTACAACGCCATCGCTGCCCTTCCGGGGTTCACCTACGAGAACTCCGGGCACTACGGCTGGCACGGCTTCCTCGACGAGTCCAACGACGAGGACCACGAGGCCCGCGCGAAGGGCGGCCTCGCTCGCGCCCGGGAACTCCTCGACGCCTCTCACGACGTCGACGGCCCGCTCCCACTCGACGGGTCCGCCGACGACGGCGTCCACCTGTTGATTCTGGACGAGATTCTCTACGCCGCGAACCGAGGCCTCGTCGCCCCCGAGGACGTCGTGGACCTCGTCGAGAACAAGCCCGCGAACCTCGAACTCGTGCTCACGGGCGGCCACGAGGAACCCGCCTACCTCCTCGACAGCGCGGACCTCGTGACGGAGGTACGCAAGCAGAAACACCCCATCGAGGCGGGGCAGGGCGCGCGGAGGGGGACGGAGTTCTGA
- a CDS encoding HAD family hydrolase yields the protein MATSFDLFGTLVSADRPAEPATAVADALRERDVTVPADWATAYREPQFDAPTGAEHSLATHVAAALESRNVDASKSAVDAATLDAFDRPVSVRDAARDAVDAARQNGPVAVLSNCSVPGLVERTLDRADLAGEFDAVVTSVDCGWRKPHERAFEAVADALDVSAESLVHVGDDSEADGGVEAVGGRALLLDDAELAAIADQLEARAWD from the coding sequence GTGGCGACATCGTTCGACTTGTTCGGGACGCTCGTGTCGGCCGACCGGCCGGCCGAGCCGGCGACGGCGGTCGCGGACGCCCTCCGCGAGCGCGACGTCACCGTCCCCGCGGACTGGGCGACCGCCTACCGCGAACCGCAGTTCGACGCCCCAACGGGCGCGGAGCACTCGCTCGCGACCCACGTCGCGGCCGCCCTCGAGAGCCGGAACGTCGACGCATCCAAATCCGCAGTCGACGCGGCGACCCTGGACGCCTTCGACCGCCCCGTCTCGGTTAGAGACGCCGCCCGCGACGCCGTCGATGCGGCCCGCCAGAACGGTCCGGTCGCCGTCCTCTCGAACTGTAGCGTACCCGGCCTCGTCGAGCGGACCCTCGACCGAGCCGATCTCGCTGGCGAATTCGACGCCGTCGTGACGAGCGTGGACTGCGGCTGGCGCAAACCCCACGAGCGTGCGTTCGAGGCCGTCGCGGACGCGCTCGACGTGTCGGCAGAGTCGCTCGTCCACGTCGGCGACGACTCGGAGGCCGACGGCGGCGTCGAGGCTGTCGGTGGCCGCGCGCTGCTGCTCGACGACGCCGAACTCGCAGCGATTGCGGACCAACTGGAGGCGCGAGCGTGGGACTGA
- a CDS encoding cobalamin biosynthesis protein CbiB, with amino-acid sequence MGLTAAAAVALAVVLDAAVGEPPTRVHPVAWFGRLVAPFDREWTHPLAVGASVALVLPFAAALAVGGLVALAGRIAPELAAAVAGLALFAASSRRMLLREARAVVDGTETDLDAARGRLRSLAGRDAADLSAGQVRSAAVESAAENLADGLVAPLLAFAVGAFVSLPVAAGAAAWVKGVNTLDSMLGYREKRVGTPSARLDDAVMWLPARLSALLLAATTLLPGAVVRARSHAAAPPSPNSGWPMATLAAVLGVRLQKPGVYDLPLGDAFPTVAESRRGVRAVGTAGLLAAALAAGVVAWS; translated from the coding sequence GTGGGACTGACCGCCGCCGCGGCCGTCGCGCTCGCCGTCGTCCTCGACGCCGCCGTCGGCGAACCGCCGACGCGCGTCCACCCGGTCGCCTGGTTCGGGCGCCTGGTCGCGCCGTTCGACCGCGAGTGGACCCATCCCCTGGCTGTCGGGGCCAGCGTGGCGCTCGTGCTCCCGTTCGCGGCGGCCCTGGCGGTCGGCGGACTGGTCGCGCTCGCCGGACGCATCGCCCCAGAACTCGCCGCCGCGGTCGCCGGTCTCGCGCTGTTCGCGGCGTCGAGCCGTCGGATGCTGCTGCGCGAAGCCCGCGCCGTCGTCGACGGCACGGAGACGGACCTCGACGCCGCGCGCGGACGCCTTCGCTCGCTCGCGGGCCGCGACGCCGCGGACCTCTCGGCGGGGCAGGTGCGGAGCGCGGCGGTGGAGAGCGCGGCGGAGAATCTCGCCGACGGCCTCGTCGCGCCGCTGCTCGCGTTCGCCGTCGGCGCGTTCGTCTCGCTGCCCGTGGCGGCCGGCGCCGCGGCGTGGGTGAAGGGCGTGAACACGCTCGACTCGATGCTGGGCTACCGCGAGAAGCGCGTCGGCACCCCCAGCGCCCGCCTCGACGACGCCGTGATGTGGCTCCCCGCGAGGCTGAGCGCGCTGTTGCTCGCGGCGACCACGCTCCTCCCGGGGGCCGTCGTCCGCGCTCGCTCCCACGCCGCTGCCCCGCCGTCCCCCAACTCCGGGTGGCCGATGGCGACGCTCGCCGCGGTGCTCGGGGTCCGTCTCCAGAAACCCGGCGTCTACGACCTCCCGCTCGGCGACGCGTTCCCGACCGTTGCAGAGAGTCGCCGCGGTGTCCGCGCGGTGGGGACTGCCGGGCTGCTCGCGGCCGCGCTCGCGGCGGGGGTGGTCGCGTGGTCCTGA